Genomic window (Phacochoerus africanus isolate WHEZ1 chromosome 1, ROS_Pafr_v1, whole genome shotgun sequence):
TGTTTGGGACCAAACCCCTCCCTGTTATCCTTTGTCCCAATCTTCTGGAATGtcctatttcattcattcatctcctTTCTACCAAAGTAAAGTTCACAGAGGAAACTCAAGACTCAGAAGTGATTTAGCCTAGACCACCTTGAAGCTCTTTCAACCCCACGTGGCTACAATTCCATGCTCTATCAGGCCTCAGAATCTGGTCGGGAGAGCCAAACTGCTTCCTCCCCAGCCATCATGCCCGGCAGGGCACTCTGGCTGGGTCCTGGGTTAGCCTCTAGGGGCCTGAGTCAGAAGCCAGCAGAGAGTTCGTGCTCCCCTGTGGAGGGGGACATGGAGCTGGCCCTCTCCAGCCTCTCTGTGGAGAGGAAGGGGAGCCATTTACCCAGGGGCACGGCCACCAGCCGATGGAACAACTGCCGTAGATACTTGCGGAATCTCTCCCCGACAAAGACGTAGATCACAGGGTTGATGCAGCAGTGCGTGTAGGCGATGACCTCTGTCACTTGTATGGCCAGGTCCAGCTGTCTGCTCTGCTTACACTGATCGGTGAACAGGGATTCTtggaaagcagaaacaaacacagtCAGATTGTAGGgggtccaaaagagaaagaagatgatcATGATGACAAAAATCAGACGCACAGCTTTGGATTTCTTCTCATTTGGTCTTCTGAGCAGAATCTTTATGATCCCTGTGTAGCAGATGATCATGACCAATAGAGGCAACACCAGCCCCAAGATGTTCATTTTCAGAGCCTGGAACCGTTTCCAACTTGTTAGGTTTTCATAAGGAAAATGAAGGCTGCAGGTGAAGTGATTGAACTCCCACTGGGTCTTGGAAAAGTGGAAGCCGGGGACAGCAGCCAAGATGGCCAGGACCCAGACGACAATGCTGGTGATGATACCAAAAGTGATGGTCCGAGCCCGCAGGGCAAACACGGCATGGACGATGGCTAGGTACCTGTCGATGGTCAGCAGGATGATGAAGAAGATTTCACTGTACAAGCCAATGAAATAGAGCCCAGAGAGCAACTTACACATGTGATCGCCAAAAATCCAGTCATCCTTCAGCTTGTAGTCAATCCAGAAAGGCAGTGTAAAGAGGAAGATCAGGTCAGAAATGGCCAGGTTGAGGAGGTAGATGGTGGTCATGCTTCTGAGCCTCTTGTACTGCAGGAGGACCAGGACCACCAGGATGTTGCCGATCAGGCCAATGACAAATACCAGGGAGTACAAGGGCGGCAGCAGCTGGGCCCCAAAGGCCCTCTCCCGTACCTTCTGGCATGGGGTTGAGCCCTCATAGTCGTATTCTGTGGTTGCATCATAGCCCTTTGAGGTTGAAGTTTCCATCCTGGATTCTCCCACAGGTCAAAGGAAATGGTTCCTGTATTTATGTTGCTGCTAAAGGCAGTGGGCTCTGGACAACAAAGATAAGGCAGGGATTATAAGTTTTTAACTACTTGACAACTGTTTATCAAGTGCCTACTGTGTACCATGCTTGGGAGGCACTGTTGAGCAAGGGAGACCCAGGTCCTTTCTGCCTTCGTGCAACCTGTAGTCTACCAGGGGTGTACACAATACACAAAAGGTGTGCACACATCACTCATTCAATTGCTTTGGCAATGAGTGTGGTGAAGGAAAAGTACAGTAGACAGAGAATACAAATGAAGGGAGGCCTTGTCACACTCTCCATGACCAATGCTTTCCGACTGCTTCCTATGGACTTGGCACTGGGCTGGGTATTAAACAACTCTGGAGGGGGAACCATTATTGTTCCCTGTTTTAGAGGTGATGACACACAAATTGGAAGTGGTAAGGACACAAAGTTGATGAGAACAAGCGTTTGAGCTCAAACCCAGGTGTGCACCAGGCCCATTCCTGAAACCACCTGGCTTTCCTGTCCCCAATCACAGAGCAGTGACTCTGCACTGAGGGGTCCCTAGAAGGGTACTAGAAGGAAAATAGACCTGGCTGAAAGTCACAGAGTTACAAATGGACCTTCATGGATTTGGGAGCTAAAAAGATTCTCAGCCAAGGGTGATATAGTGCCCTGGGAGCACATGAagatgtgtatttttgttttggttgccaCAAAGACCAGGGGACACTACTGTCATTTGATAGGCAGGGCCAAGGATGTCCTGCAATGTAACAATTACCCTACCCCAAATAGCAATAGTGTTGCCATAGTGAAATCCTGGAAGGCCAACCCACCCCTTagtagatgaggacactgagagcAGCAGGGTGGGTTCAGCCTGCCCCTCTCACAGGGTCCTCTGTAGTTACACAGGTAACTGCAGACGTCCCATGAGAGCCATGAGGAGTACTCAAAGAACAGCACAGGCTGGGAGGACAGGGGTGACTGGTAAGGAGAAAAGGGGGCTTGGGGGAGGAAAGGCTCTGAATAGCCCCAAGCTGGGAAGTGGCCCACAGTGACCAAGTAGAGGCCAGACTTCTGCTGAaatgtttccagattttttttaaacagggttTCCATGATACAAAGACCAGAAACCCCAAAACCCACTTGATAGCTTGCCTTTGAAGAACTTCCCTCAGTCCCTGCTTTTTAGCACTGCTTTCCAGCCTTTCCAATCACTTAAAAGGTGCCTCCTCAAAGGGAGCATGGGCTTCAATGTTACTTATCAGCTGTGTCCTGGGTAAGTTAAcctacctctctgagcctcagttcacCTTCTATAATGTGGAAAAGGAACTCTTACCTTGCAGGGCTACCATAAGGCAATGTCTGAGCCATCCCCTGGAAACCGCTGGACCCTCAGTAAATTTAGGGGACCTCCTTCCCTGCAGGGGCCCCCCTCTGAGGCCCAGCACCACCAGGAATGGCTGATGTACCCCTTTCCCCAAGtccccctgattttttttttcctttttagggctgcacccatggcatgtgggagttcccaggctagggactgaattggagctacagctgacagcctacaccacagttacagcaacacaggatccgagtcgtgtctgcaacctacaccacagctcacagcaacgctggatcctcaacccactgagtgaggccagggatcaaacccccaaccccatggttactagttgcaTTCGTTTGCCCTGCACCAAAACGGTAACTTCCCCAAGTCCCCCTGAAATTAATCTGGAAAATGAATTCTGCTAGACAGTGATGGACACTGACAGCCTGTTCCATTGCACAGCACTTTGAAATTTCCAAGATGTTGCCATCAATCTGAACTGATTTGACCTAAACATCAATCAGTAAAGTGAGTGGTACCTACACTGTAATTCCCATCTTGAATATGGAGTCTCCAGTGTTCTTCCTTCTACACTGCTAATGAATGTTTCCCACTGACAAAATGTACATTTCAGTAGTGTCCTATGGAGATTAAGGGTAGGGGGTGTGGTGGGGCATACTGGTTAGGGGGACCATCATTTCCCACCAAATCCATCCCCATGGCTCACTCCTCCATCTCTGAACTTGCATAAACCCGATCAATCCTCTGGAAAAACCCAGGTTGCGAGTCACTAAACAAGCTGTGTTGACAATTTCTGATTTCTGCTGCCACTGCCATTGCTGATAGCTCGGCTTGGTGGGCTGGTAGGTTTACACTGCTAGCCACAGGTGGCACAGACAGCAAGGGGTGCAAGGTTGAGCCCATGAGCCCAGTCTCTGGGGaatgtgataaaggtgaaggcAAAGAGAGTCAGCACTGTCAGGTGCCATTTGAGTtgccttcacccccacccccaactccattCACTATTTTCCCAATTTGTCAGGTACCAGGCAATAGCTCCAGGGTATGATGCTCTTAAAGGGAGATTGGCTGGAGTGGGGCCTTGGAGGAGAGACCAAAGGACAGCGCCATGACATCTGCCAGCCCTGCTTTAGTCTGCAACAAAAGTCTGCCCAAGGGCATTATACCAGGGGTCAGCTGTAGCCTTGGAGCTTGACCCCTTCCAGGGCCAGCATCCTTTTGTCTGGGAGTTGGTGAAGTCTCTAtgtgaaaagagaaaggacagtctGGGATGGTAGAAGACATCCAGCCTGGCAGTGTGCAGGAGCTGGCTGGCTTATACTAACTCATAAGATACACAATAGCATGTATCTCTCTATCAGCTCTGCATTCAGTGTGCATTGGTAGCATGAATTCAACCAACAGGAATAGTTGcacatggaaattggcaaacaccAGAAGTTAAGGCACTTTACTTCAGGAGAGTCAGCTGTTAAACATTTATAGCAGCCCAATGCCCCTAAGTCTGAACAGCCTAGAGTTGTCCTGCCAGAATGGGGACTAAAGGGTCAGTGAGTGGATGCAAACTGGGAATTTCTAGTTCTGAAAGTCTGGGACCCCCTAGATTTTATGGAGGGAAGGTTGAAGTAGATACCTCCAAGTATCCCCATTGGCCCTATATCTTCAGAACAAAATTTTGACCTGCCTCTTTTAAAACAGAATGAATGCATCTTAAGAGGTCACCTGACCAGCTCCCTGCCTTATGGTGGGTGAAATTCTACCTGCTCCAAAGATAGCCCACAGTCCTAATTTTGAGGATCCTTGGTTTTAGTCTTCTTAAGAAGTTGACTCAGTATCAATTCATCCCTGCATCTGCAATGTTTTTCCTAATTAATATTTCCTTCTTGCTACAATTTCTTCTTAACACCATGTTTGGGTTTGTTTACATGGGGGAAGTTTGGCAAGCAATTTCCTCTTGACTAGCTTTCTACAGAAAGTGCCTCCAGTTCCTTAACACTGGGCTGACTTTCTTAATCAGCCAGCAACAACCAATCGTTCAAGAAAGCATTCTGTTTTTAGTAAAAAACAAGCAACCAAAACCCTCCAAAAGCCAACAAAACCTACCCTATTTCACTGCTGAGCACCCAGTCTTATAAATGCACCCATCTTCATTATTACTATACAATGCATTGCCTCACAGAGGCATCGGGGGTTACTTAGACATTTGACTGGCCCTTGAAAAATTCCCCACCTTTGAGGAGACAGACAGGTAAACAAGTCATGATCTGCAATGGGAAGAATACGGTTCAACCTGGCTGCATGCAAACAACAGTGCCCGCAACAGTAACTGACAAGGCAGGAAGACAAGTGCCACTTACTTTGATTTTGAGGGATTGTGTCCACGAAGTCTTTGTTTCTGGAGCTTTTAGAGTCTCTGTGAACTCAAGGTTCAAGGTCCTGATTGAGTCAGAGGTTCTCAGCTTCCTGCACGATGATAAAGATAGACGCCAGGTCTCAGTCTTTGAGAACAACAAGAAGGGGATGTTCTTCTTTGTACTGTTGGATGTCCAAGAATGGCCACGGCACCCACCAGTGGTCAGTTCCTGAAGGCCAAGTtcactctgagatttttttctgctcACTCAGCTGCACTTCTCTCTGTGGAGCTCTGCCTTAAGGGGATTGGGTGGTGGGGTTGGGTGGAGTTGAGCAGGGCTAGGTGGGTGGTGATGAGATTTTCCCAGAACTTGTGAAGCAATTGCAGGGTGGGAGTGTGTGTGACATGGGGGCAGGGCACACAGCTCTTGCCCTcaatgagtacttttttttttttttttaagattgcaaATAGAAGGATTTAAACAGGAACTTTGGGTCCCGTTCCTCAAAATGATCTCATGCATACAGCCCCAGAGAGGCAAGAGACCACTTCTCTTTGGCACCCTCTACTTGCCTGTGCCAGTGACTGCTCACCGTCCCTCTCTCAGctccctggtctctgccacaCAAACCCCACAGAGTGGGGTTATCTCAAGAAGCCTCTGGCCTGGAGGGAACACAGGTCTGTTGCTTGGGTTTCAGCTGTCACTTTCAATGCTGCACTCTTGTTGTATGCAGCAGTCCAACCGGGGCCACATTCAAATTCCAGCTTTCTGCTTGAGACATGGGTGGATTTCTAAGTCTTTTTAAGTCTTGGATCCCACTAAAACATGCTAAAAATCACACTAAATACTTACACTCCAAGAACTCATAAGGTCAGCCTGTATGGGAAAGTGTCACAGACTTCCTGGTACCAGGAAAAATGTGGGCTGGAGGAGGCTTCTTACGATTTGCCCCACAGCTATCAACACCCGCTCTGCGGCTGTACTCACATCCCTctgcatttccatttccttttctataaaatgggggctCTGGAACCTTCCCCACAGGACTGCTGCCAAGCACCTCTTTCAGAAATCACAAATGCAAATGTGTTTTGAAAATGTCACTCATACCTCCAAGGTTcagctcctcatctgtaaaatgacagcTGTATACAGGTGCAATGTGCCAGTCAGGGGAACACTCCATCAGTCTTCTGGGGCTGGGTTTCCCTCGTTAGCAACCCATCCATGAGAGATGGtggagcaggaggaagaaggtAACTAGATGAACAGACAGCTCTGGGTGCGCCTGGAACTTGCCACCTGGTGCAGAAAGCAGGGCCTGAGGGGAGCAACAGGGACCGGCCACGAAAACCAGCCAGGCCTGCACTCAGATCTCAGGTCTACCTTTTACTGACTTTGggtgtgttatttatttactctctTGAGTTTGAAcgtctctttcctcttctgtgaaatgaggCTAATAATACCACTTTATAGGAAGATTAAATGAAGAgatacacccccccacacacacacccacatccaTCTGAATGAATGATTCGGCATGGTGCTTGAGACATTAAAAATATCTGTcttatacagatggccacaacGGGTACAttaaaagattattattattaattattagagaaatgcaaaccaaaactaggTACCctcgcactggtcagaatggccatcattaaaaaaaaaaaaatctacaaataacaaatgccagagagagtactcagaaaagggaaccctcctacactgctggtggaaatgtaaattggtgccatagtggagaacagtatggaggttcctcagaaaactaaggatggagttaccataggatccagcaatcccactcttgggcatgtatgcAGACAAAACTATACTTTGAAATGATGTCcctattcacagcagcactattcacaatagccaagagatggaaacaacctaatgtccactgactgatgaatggataaagaagatacgtacatatagacaatggaacactactcagccataaaaagaatgaaataatgtcatttgcaacaacatggatgaacctagagattatcatactaagtgaaaaatcacaaagagaaagataatCCCATAtgatgatattacttatatgtgggatctaaaatatgacacaaatgttcttatctatgaaacagactcacatagagaacaaacttgtggttgccaagggggtggggagtggcagAGGTATGGATTAGAAGTGTGGGATTAGACAATACAAACTATTACAcatagaaaggataaacaacaaggttctattGTAGgtacagggaactatgctcaatactctgtgataaatcataagggaaaagaatacaaaaaataatgtatatctatatataactgaatcagtcactttgctgtacagcaaaaattaacacaacactgtaaatcaattatacctcaataaaataaattttaaaaaccccgCCTGTCTTACTTTAGGCGCTCCCTCCCAGGTGCAAACCCTGAGTCAAGGTAGATATATTTGCAGGGGATCCCAGGAAACACTACAGGGAGGGATGGGGAAAGGAAGAAGCTAAAGAAGAGGACATTATAAAGTCATTGACACTGTGAGCCAGGTGCTCAGAGCTACAGGGGAACTCAAGGAGGGCCCTCAGAGTCATCCCAACTTCAGGGCAGTCAGAGGGGTGAGGAAACTGGGCATGTGTCCCTCAAATCTCCTTGCCCACCGAAAGTGGAGGGCTGCTTCTTGGGTACTCTGGCTTCTAGCCTCCCTGGATGTGGGTCACGCCTGCTCCCTAAGCAGGGAACCCGTGTCTTCAGGAAgcagcctgcagcatgtggaggtgcaTGTCGAGTTGTGTGGCTGGGGGCAGTGATTGGTGCCCAGAAAGTTCAGGTGCATGCCAGCTAGTGTCAGCACAGCCGACCCCCCAGCCCTTGCCCCACTAGGGGCCTCTACCAAAGTGATCATCTCTCAGCAGCCCCCTGCCGCCACCACAGTGGTGAGTTTCCAGAGACCACAGACCTATGAGGTCTACCTCTTTCTTAGTCAAGTATAAACTAAGAGACATGTACCTCTAATTCTTGACTGGCCTTCCAGCTCTGTGCTAGGCTTCTGTGGGACTCACGCCATGGAGAGGACATGCCAGGGAAATAAACTTGTTTGTGTAACAAATATGGATTGGGTACtcacaatgtgccaggcactgcactgtGCTAGGTGCCAAGGATACAGATGTGACCAAGAGGGGCGGGTGGCATTCTTTGAGGGCTCCGAGCTCAGCAAGGATCACAGATGGTGAAGCAAGTCACTACAGTAAGGCCTGGGAAGTACCCAGGGCCAAGGAAGAGAGCACTGTGGTGGCAGGAGCACGTGAGGGAGCCCTCTAGAGCAGAGGTTCTCAAAGGGAGGACCTGGACCAACAGTATCAACACCTCTGAGAACTTACTAGTGATGCAAATTCTGGGCTCCtctcccagacctactgaatgaAATTCTGCTGTAATACTCCCTCCACATGAACCTGTTTGGGAACCGTGGATCTGGATTCCTGCTGGAACCTTGGCCCAAAGTTTTGTGTGATCTCTCTCTAGGAGAGCTAGGCTGGATCCCATGTGAGCTGGGAAGCCTTCTTTTGCTTTTAGCTTGAGGCCAAAGCAGGAGGCTGCTCAGTGGCTCATTCTGTCTCCCCTTCCTGACACCCACAACCAGTATTGGCTTTTCAAGGTAGGGGGGCAAACCTCTtaatgcaaacacacacacatacatgactttttttttttttttaaatacaggtaGGGCACATAATACACATTGTTTTCCATCTTGTTTTTGTCACCGAACATCATACCAGGAGATTCTTCCCCACCAGCATGCATGCCCAGACACTTAGGTAATGGCCATTGCCCTCGATGTGGTGGAAACAAGAGTATCAGTAAGGCACACACCACAAGACTCTAACCTTGGCTTTGTCTAGGATTCTGATTCCTTAATTCCACACTCCCTCCAGTGTCGACCCCATGACCTGGCCCACTGGCCCTTCCTCTTTGATCTCACTGACTTCCTTTTTGTGATCTGAGACATCAGATCCTGACCCAGCCCTGCTATTGCTTCTTCTTTCCTGTTACAACTGCAACATTCCAGAAACCTTATGCTCTGTGTAACCAAGACAGGGCAAGGCCAGTCTCTTTGGCTGCAGGAAGCCTACTTGTTAATGTGGAACATCTTTCAGGTTCAAATCCTACACCAGTAGGTTAAGTTCCAAGAAAGGGGATGGTAGGGTCATGACCTTGGTGATATCTCTGTTGCCTAATCCTGGGACACGTTGTCTGGCTACATGGCAAAGGAGGTTGGCTTCTGATTCCAGGTCACTTTCAGACACAAAGCCCAATTGGTGAGTGCCCCACAGATGGACAAGAGGGCCTTTGGGGGACATAAGTGGCTCCTAAGCAGTAGTTGACCCCTGCCCCCTCCACACTACCTCATTTCATCCCCTACCCTCCTTACCCTGTTCCTCCTGATGGGGATGGAACAGAATAGTTATAcaggtagttgtggaagtcccaataagggaccataagatagagagggaaacctagggaactttgggagatcactgtaagttaataattgctcaagaaagccatcagaatgaggcaggcttgcttgactagtggaggagTGAGATATGCCTCAGCctcactgggtgggggatggggtgaggcctgcattcaggttcagaccaagtgCAGGAGTGTAAGGACCCCTCTTCTGTTGATTTGAATAAGCATCATGACAGTGCTATTTGACCTTACAGGGTCATACACTCTCTTACCCAATACCAAGGAAGAACTACTActccaagaaaaaggaagaggcagtctttttttccacccccaccccttgaaTTATGAAACTGTAGCCCATCTAAttcttggggcagagcctccttgccggcccacttgcatcatttgcaagTGTCCTAtttcaataaatctattttttgtctatcactttgtctctcgctgaattctttctgaccctgaggcacaaagaaccagAACCttagtaagtccagacaccaggtgagtgatcctaatttaaaaactgtgggttcaagttccaatctgggttctggctgagTTCAAccataagtgctgtcagtttcatttccatcTTGTCTAATTTCCTTCTCCAGCCTCTTTCCACCACTCTTCCTCACTCCAATTTCTTCTGTCTCCTTAACCTCTGCCTGTCCTTGGGTGCCTGGCCTCTTCCAGGCTCTCTCTTGCTCCCCCTATATGTACAAACCCC
Coding sequences:
- the LOC125122977 gene encoding C-C chemokine receptor type 1 codes for the protein METSTSKGYDATTEYDYEGSTPCQKVRERAFGAQLLPPLYSLVFVIGLIGNILVVLVLLQYKRLRSMTTIYLLNLAISDLIFLFTLPFWIDYKLKDDWIFGDHMCKLLSGLYFIGLYSEIFFIILLTIDRYLAIVHAVFALRARTITFGIITSIVVWVLAILAAVPGFHFSKTQWEFNHFTCSLHFPYENLTSWKRFQALKMNILGLVLPLLVMIICYTGIIKILLRRPNEKKSKAVRLIFVIMIIFFLFWTPYNLTVFVSAFQESLFTDQCKQSRQLDLAIQVTEVIAYTHCCINPVIYVFVGERFRKYLRQLFHRLVAVPLGKWLPFLSTERLERASSMSPSTGEHELSAGF